A window of the Gossypium hirsutum isolate 1008001.06 chromosome A05, Gossypium_hirsutum_v2.1, whole genome shotgun sequence genome harbors these coding sequences:
- the LOC107903294 gene encoding polyadenylate-binding protein-interacting protein 5 — MKPEVSSLNPYAASYIPLAKREGSIAKDIKPGNESAWFDPSSRSNASLESAIPGIGNHPVALKSDPGHGSLMQNQGEMSGEQIMDEEFDMDLEYLRMMFPGLSNDSVLDVYMANNGDLEATIDMLNQLEMYTVESSDTLLDTLDIGDVSESISSANCGALKLKNVAGETGASSSGSTESVVTSRLT; from the exons ATGAAGCCAGAGGTTTCTTCGTTGAATCCCTATGCAGCATCATACATACCACTTGCCAAAAGGGAGGGTTCCATAGCTAAAGATATTAAGCCTGGAAATGAGTCTGCTTGGTTTGATCCTTCCTCACGTAGCAATGCTTCACTTGAATCTGCAATCCCTGGCATTGGAAACCACCCGGTTGCACTGAAAAGCGACCCTGGTCATGGTTCTTTGATGCAAAATCAGGGTGAAATGAGTGGCGAGCAGATTATGGATGAGGAATTCGACATGGATTTGGAGTATCTTCGCATGATGTTCCCCGGTTTGTCCAATGACTCTGTTCTGGATGTCTACATGGCTAATAATGGAGACTTAGAAGCCACTATTGACATGCTGAACCAACTTGAG ATGTACACTGTTGAGTCCTCTGACACTCTTCTCGACACATTGGATATCGGTGATGTCTCTGAATCTATCTCTTCAGCAAACTGTGGTGCTCTTAAACTGAAGAATGTGGCAGGTGAAACCGGCGCATCTTCATCAGGCTCTACAGAATCAGTTGTTACCTCCCGACTGACATAA